In Streptantibioticus cattleyicolor NRRL 8057 = DSM 46488, a genomic segment contains:
- a CDS encoding type VII secretion system-associated protein, which produces MSGTPDGNGPSQQHAPQAAAVPGGPADPAAPGTEETTAPAASGADEMPPVPDHIREAARQAPDHWFGLVDPTWSGEGTPPEWAMVGQWRSDLDGEIVEWRDNEEYRPSPKALGWPDPTDPVDAAVQLAATGYGPAEAVTQALATAEVAVFRAPGGGLLCAVAPDDETPIVPVFSSPEHLHAAGRLSFTPIQATDLLDQLPEGHLIYLNASGPVSMTVEPDVLREAVSAAADADGENSWLGDLSGILPTAQEPPAPGGGPTEIPTHDLL; this is translated from the coding sequence ATGAGCGGCACGCCGGACGGGAACGGTCCGTCACAGCAGCATGCCCCGCAGGCGGCGGCGGTGCCGGGCGGACCGGCGGATCCGGCCGCGCCCGGCACCGAGGAGACCACCGCACCGGCCGCGAGCGGCGCCGACGAGATGCCGCCCGTTCCCGACCACATCCGCGAGGCGGCCCGGCAGGCCCCCGACCACTGGTTCGGCCTGGTCGACCCCACCTGGTCGGGGGAGGGCACCCCGCCGGAGTGGGCCATGGTCGGCCAGTGGCGTTCCGACCTGGACGGCGAGATCGTCGAGTGGCGGGACAACGAGGAATACCGCCCGTCCCCCAAGGCGCTCGGCTGGCCCGACCCCACCGACCCGGTGGACGCCGCCGTGCAACTCGCCGCCACCGGCTACGGCCCGGCCGAGGCGGTCACCCAGGCACTGGCCACCGCCGAGGTCGCGGTCTTCCGCGCACCCGGCGGCGGCCTGCTGTGTGCCGTCGCCCCCGACGACGAGACCCCCATCGTGCCCGTCTTCAGCTCCCCCGAGCACCTGCACGCCGCCGGCCGGCTCTCCTTCACCCCGATCCAGGCCACCGACCTGCTCGACCAGCTCCCGGAAGGCCACCTGATCTACCTGAACGCCTCCGGCCCGGTCAGCATGACGGTGGAACCCGACGTGCTGCGCGAGGCGGTCAGCGCCGCCGCCGACGCCGACGGTGAGAACAGCTGGCTCGGCGACCTCAGCGGCATCCTGCCCACCGCCCAGGAACCCCCGGCACCGGGCGGCGGCCCGACCGAAATCCCCACCCACGACCTGCTCTGA
- a CDS encoding YbaB/EbfC family nucleoid-associated protein, whose translation MSSPYDEQIEELLAQYRDAREQASETRRRINEIEVTVTAPRQVVKVTVGAQGQVKALDFPTGAYRNLPPKDLSRVILAALEQARTQALGKVSEVALGGMLGGVSPADLLQGRVDPKSLFPEELELPEAVRAYVNHGLGVREGGGNHG comes from the coding sequence ATGTCGTCCCCGTACGACGAGCAGATCGAGGAGTTGCTGGCGCAGTACCGCGACGCTCGTGAGCAGGCGTCCGAGACCCGCCGCCGGATCAACGAGATCGAAGTGACGGTGACGGCACCCCGCCAGGTGGTCAAGGTCACCGTGGGCGCCCAGGGCCAGGTGAAGGCGCTGGACTTCCCCACCGGCGCCTACCGCAACCTGCCGCCGAAGGACCTGTCCAGGGTCATCCTCGCCGCCCTCGAACAGGCCCGGACGCAGGCGCTGGGCAAGGTGTCCGAGGTCGCCCTCGGCGGCATGCTCGGCGGGGTGTCACCGGCCGACCTGCTCCAGGGCCGCGTCGACCCCAAGTCGCTCTTCCCCGAGGAACTGGAACTGCCCGAAGCGGTACGGGCCTACGTCAACCACGGACTCGGCGTCCGTGAGGGAGGCGGCAACCATGGCTGA